The following are encoded together in the Monodelphis domestica isolate mMonDom1 chromosome 5, mMonDom1.pri, whole genome shotgun sequence genome:
- the LOC100014093 gene encoding 40S ribosomal protein S29-like, with product MGHQQLYWSHPCKFGQGSRSCRVCSNRHGLIRKYGLNMCRQCFRQYAKDIGFIKLD from the coding sequence ATGGGTCACCAGCAGCTCTACTGGAGCCATCCTTGCAAATTCGGCCAGGGGTCTCGGTCTTGCCGTGTATGTTCCAACCGGCATGGCCTGATCCGCAAGTACGGTCTGAACATGTGCCGCCAGTGCTTCCGACAATATGCGAAAGACATCGGCTTCATTAAGTTGGACTAA